One Dictyostelium discoideum AX4 chromosome 3 chromosome, whole genome shotgun sequence genomic region harbors:
- a CDS encoding heat shock protein DnaJ family protein, with translation MNIEIGNKSKVLLTRLLSQHVNKQHILRYSTTNKKPIPSYKSKTFLNNNNNNHNNENNKRYFRSTSPILSEKRDLYEVLGVSRDASKQDIKKAFYALAKKYHPDTNRDDPNAHKTFAEISNAYDVLYDDKKRSVYDTAGHQGATQENMEHGGFPGGMGGQNVNLEDLFGGGFDLNDLFGGGGGGGGGKKSSVGADMEVNLHLDFMEAVNGAEKDISFYGGTKCTPCDGSGAKPGTKPQTCKQCGGTGSQTRSNGFFHMATNCRACKGTGKVIKEPCSSCKGKGITQGERTVNIKVPAGINNGTTIKLAGEGEPSKTGRRGNLFVHITVSEHELFRRQGNDIHLDVPITISQAILGDTVSIPTLSGEVELKVPKGTQPNEKRVLKGKGVRFVNSTEFGSQFVHFIVSIPKNINQKQQELIKEFDQEEKKNNGPLDSLSHPVLSFWNKAMKRWRDYSNKFKK, from the exons atgaacaTCGAAATTGGAAATAAGTCTAAAGTTTTATTAACTAGATTATTATCTCAACATGTAAACAAACAACATATATTACGATATAGTACCACcaataaaaaaccaatacCATCTTATAAAAGCAAAACatttttgaataataataataataaccacaacaatgaaaataataaaagatacTTTAGATCAACTTCACCAATACTTTCAGAGAAAAGAGATTTATATGAAGTTTTAGGAGTTTCAAGAGATGCTTCAAAacaagatattaaaaaagcaTTTTATGCT ttaGCAAAAAAATATCATCCAGATACAAATAGAGATGACCCAAATGCACATAAAACATTTGCAGAGATTAGTAATGCCTATGATGTATTATATGATGATAAAAAGAGATCAGTTTATGATACAGCAGGACATCAAGGAGCAACACAAGAGAATATGGAACATGGTGGATTCCCAGGTGGTATGGGTGGTCAAAATGTTAATCTTGAAGATTTATTTGGAGGTGGATTCGATTTGAATGATTTATTTGGTggcggtggtggtggtggtggcggTAAAAAGAGTTCAGTAGGTGCAGATATGGAAGTTAATTTACATTTAGATTTTATGGAAGCAGTGAATGGTGCAGAGAAGGATATTTCATTCTATGGTGGTACAAAGTGTACACCATGTGATGGTAGCGGAGCAAAACCAGGCACAAAGCCACAAACTTGTAAACAATGTGGTGGTACAGGTTCTCAAACTCGTTCCAATGGTTTCTTCCATATGGCAACCAATTGTCGTGCATGTAAAGGTACAGGTAAGGTCATTAAAGAACCATGTTCAAGTTGCAAAGGTAAGGGTATCACTCAAGGCGAACGTACCGTTAACATCAAAGTACCAGCAGGTATTAACAATGGTACCACCATCAAATTGGCCGGTGAGGGTGAACCTTCAAAAACTGGTCGTCGTGGTAATCTCTTTGTTCATATCACAGTATCTGAACATGAATTATTTAGACGTCAAGGTAACGATATTCATTTGGATGTTCCAATAACAATTTCTCAAGCTATCCTTGGTGATACAGTTTCAATTCCAACTCTATCTGGTGAAGTCGAACTTAAAGTACCAAAAGGTACTCAACCAAATGAAAAACGTGTACTCAAAGGTAAAGGTGTACGTTTTGTAAATTCAACAGAATTTGGTTCACAATTTGTTCACTTTATCGTTTCAATacctaaaaatattaatcaaaAGCAACAAGAACtcattaaagaatttgaccaagaagaaaaaaaaaataatggtcCATTAGATAGTTTATCTCATCCAGTTTTATCTTTTTGGAATAAAGCAATGAAAAGATGGAGagattattcaaataaatttaagaaataa
- the cprD gene encoding cysteine protease 4, with translation MRVLSFLCLLLVSYASAKQQFSELQYRNAFTNWMQAHQRTYSSEEFNARYQIFKSNMDYVHQWNSKGGETVLGLNVFADITNQEYRTTYLGTPFDGSALIGTEEEKIFSTPAPTVDWRAQGAVTPIKNQGQCGGCWSFSTTGSTEGAHFIASGTKKDLVSLSEQNLIDCSKSYGNNGCEGGLMTLAFEYIINNKGIDTESSYPYTAEDGKECKFKTSNIGAQIVSYQNVTSGSEASLQSASNNAPVSVAIDASNESFQLYESGIYYEPACSPTQLDHGVLVVGYGSGSSSSSGSSSGKSSSSSSTGGKTSSSSSSGKASSSSSGKASSSSSSGKTSSAASSTSGSQSGSQSGSQSGQSTGSQSGQTSASGQASASGSGSGSGSGSGSGSGSGAVEASSGNYWIVKNSWGTSWGMDGYIFMSKDRNNNCGIATMASFPTASSN, from the exons ATGAGAGTTTTATCATTcctttgtttattattagttaGCTACGCTTCTGCTAAACAACAATTCTCTGAATTACAATACAGAAATGCTTTCACCAACTGGATGCAAGCTCACCAAAg aactTATTCCTCTGAAGAATTTAATGCTCGTTATCAAATCTTCAAATCCAATATGGATTATGTACACCAATGGAATTCAAAAGGTGGTGAAACCGTTTTGGGTTTAAATGTTTTCGCTGATATTACCAACCAAGAATATAGAACTACCTACTTGGGTACCCCATTCGATGGTTCAGCCCTCATTGGTACTGAAGAAGAGAAAATCTTCTCCACCCCAGCCCCAACTGTTGATTGGAGAGCTCAAGGTGCTGTcacaccaattaaaaatcaagGTCAATGTGGTGGCTGCTGGTCATTCTCAACCACTGGTTCAACTGAAGGTGCTCACTTTATTGCATCTGGaacaaaaaaagatttagttTCATTATCTGAACAAAACTTGATCGATTGTTCAAAATCATACGGTAACAATGGTTGTGAAGGTGGTTTAATGACTCTTGCCTTTGAATATATCATCAATAACAAAGGTATTGATACTGAAAGTAGTTATCCATACACTGCCGAAGATGGTAAAGAATGTAAATTCAAAACATCAAACATTGGTGCTCAAATTGTTTCATACCAAAATGTTACCTCTGGTTCTGAAGCTTCATTACAATCAGCATCAAACAATGCTCCAGTCTCTGTTGCAATTGATGCTTCAAATGAATCCTTCCAATTATATGAATCAGGTATCTACTATGAACCAGCATGTTCTCCAACCCAACTTGATCATGGTGTTTTAGTTGTTGGTTATGGTTCAGGTTCAAGTTCATCATCTGGTTCATCATCTggtaaatcatcatcatcatcatcaactggTGGTAAAActtcatcctcatcatcatcaggtaaagcttcatcatcatcatcaggcaaagcttcatcatcatcatcatcaggtAAAACTTCATCTGCTGCTTCATCAACCTCTGGTTCTCAATCAGGTTCCCAATCAGGTAGCCAATCAGGCCAATCCACCGGTTCACAATCAGGTCAAACCTCTGCTTCTGGTCAAGCATCAGCATCAGGTTCTGGTTCTGGCTCAGGTTCAGGTTCAGGTTCAGGTTCAGGCTCAGGTGCTGTTGAGGCCTCATCTGGTAACTACTGGATCGTTAAAAACTCATGGGGTACTTCATGGGGTATGGATGGTTACATTTTTATGAGCAAAGATAGAAATAACAA TTGTG GTATCGCAACAATGGCTTCTTTCCCAACTGCCtcatcaaattaa
- the I6KA gene encoding inositol phosphate kinase (InsP6 kinase), protein MHIFYLVNSKKSKVNNSESFIKDDRKYNLEIDLNNNNNNNNNNNNNNNNNNNNNNNNNNNNNNNNNNNNNNNNNNNNNNNNNNNSNNMENENNSDNNSMKIDQFPHQVGGHSAMLSVNGNICKPLINRELQFYEFSQLKNNIHSFFISPFLANFFGVVEVLKSKNDIVTDLDQSQNQEAQQQQQQQQQQQQQQQQQQQQQQKPSLGSPKSSQQSYMSNQQQINYSNIINNKNKKKVKECKHPSGTQQKYIVLSDLTSSYNSPCIVDIKIGTRQRGVICSSTTSTSHGIRVCGMKIYCPQLGEMITFDRYFGRTLDGNTLEESLFHFFTSNMFFNNNNNNINNSNDNFNNNKNFISCDFHLQRINLIESILEKLGQIECILSNKNDPFPFKIYSSSLLIIYEGKPNEILNQSLINNINNINNSSNNNNNNNNNNNNNNSNINSIISDCMNIGFSDIDSTSSSCTTTPSQSPITNILDSNIQSSTDSYTNSVENNSNNNNNNNDNIIISVSNSISIQRNINKSLESNSCISSNNSMIEDMEDGFHSFGSEEEIDDSCVSSDLDSDSDEMPSNRSTRSNSGNFSGSKPQPSKFIQNAVKMIDFAHAIPIIEKEAQEDDGYLFGINNLQLLLFKIKSRLLLSLSVQKEQQNQQQQQQQQQQQQQNQQQNNSSELSSPSSSFSSLNNSMINNRNDDCGNLEFSFNKMFNHHHQQNTVINTN, encoded by the exons ataataataataataataataataataataataataataataataataataataataataataataataataataataataataatagtaataatatggaaaatgaaaataatagtgataataatagtatgaAGATTGATCAATTTCCTCATCAAGTTGGAGGTCATTCAGCAATGCTTTCAGTTAATGGTAATATATGCAAACCATTAATTAACAGagaattacaattttatgaattttcacaattaaaaaataatattcatagtttttttatttcaccATTTTTAGCCAATTTTTTTGGTGTAGTTGaggttttaaaatcaaaaaatgatataGTTACAGATCTTGATCAATCTCAAAACCAAGAAgcccaacaacaacaacaacaacaacaacaacaacaacaacaacaacaacaacaacaacaacaacaacaaaaacctTCACTTGGCTCACCAAAATCATCACAACAATCTTATATGAGtaaccaacaacaaataaattatagtaatattattaataataaaaataaaaaaaaggttaaagAATGTAAACATCCTAGTGGTACTCAACAAAAATATATAGTTTTGTCCGATCTTACATCGAGTTATAACTCTCCATGTATTgtagatattaaaattggaaCTAGACAAAGAGGTGTCATTTGTTCCTCTACCACTTCAACTTCTCATGGTATTAGAGTCTGTGGGATGAAAATTTATTGTCCTCAATTAGGTGAAATGATTACATTTGATCGTTACTTTGGAAGAACTTTAGATGGAAATACTCTTGAAGAAAGTTTATTTCATTTCTTTACAAGtaatatgttttttaataataataataataatattaataatagtaatgataattttaacaacaataaaaattttattagttGCGATTTTCATTTACAAAGAATTAATCTTATCGAATCGATCCTTGAAAAATTGGGTCAAATTGAAt gtattttatcaaataaaaatgaccCATTtccatttaaaatatatagtagtagtttattaattatatatgaAGGCAAAccaaatgaaatattaaatcaatcattaatcaataatattaataatataaataatagtagtaataataataataataataataataataataataataataacagtaatataaatagtatTATTAGTGATTGTATGAATATTGGATTTAGTGATATTGATtcaacttcatcatcttGTACAACAACTCCATCACAATCTCcaattacaaatattttGGACTCAAATATTCAAAGTTCAACTGATTCATATACCAATAGTGTAGaaaacaatagtaataataataataacaataatgataatattattattagtgttagtaatagtattagtattcaaagaaatataaataaaagtttagAGTCAAATAGTTGtattagtagtaataatagtatgaTTGAAGATATGGAAGATGGATTTCATTCATTTGGTAGCGAAGAAGAGATTGATGACTCTTGTGTATCAAGTGATTTAGATTCTGATTCTGATGAAATGCCAAGTAATCGTAGTACTAGAAGCAATAGTGGTAACTTTAGCGGTAGTAAACCTCAACCTTCTAAATTTATACAAAATGCTGTAAAAATGATTGACTTTGCCCATGCTATtccaattattgaaaaagaagCTCAAGAAGATGATGGCTATTTGTttggtattaataatttgcaattattattatttaaaattaaatcgaGACTTTTGCTTAGTTTATCAGTtcaaaaagaacaacaaaatcaacaacaacaacaacaacaacaacaacaacaacaacaaaatcaacaacaaaataattcttCAGAACTCTCTTCACCTTCTTCTTCATTctcatcattaaataattcgaTGATTAATAACAGAAATGATGATTGTGGAAATTTGGAATTTTCATTCAATAAAATGTttaatcatcaccatcaacaaaATACAGTCATAAAtacaaactaa